A portion of the Mycobacterium paraseoulense genome contains these proteins:
- a CDS encoding mycobacterial-type methylenetetrahydrofolate reductase, translated as MTLNTIALELVPPNADEGRERALEDARKVVQYSAEFGLAGRLRHVMIPGIIAEDDDRPIAMKPKLDVLDFWSIVKPELAGLHGLCTQVTAFSDEPTLRKRLTDLLGAGMEGVVFVGVPRTMNDGEGSGVAPTDALSIYRDLVPNRGVILIPTRDGEQGRFEFKCDQGATYGMTQLLYSDAIVGFLREFAENTDHRPEILLSFGFVPKMESRVGLINWLIQDPGNAAVADEQEFVRQLAGSEPPRKRRLMVDLYKRVIDGVAGLGFPLSIHLEATYGVSAPAFQTFGEMLAYWSPAGQG; from the coding sequence GTGACACTGAACACCATTGCGCTCGAGCTGGTGCCGCCCAACGCCGACGAAGGCCGGGAGCGGGCGCTCGAGGACGCGCGAAAGGTGGTGCAGTACTCGGCGGAATTCGGTCTGGCCGGCCGGCTTCGGCACGTGATGATCCCCGGGATCATCGCCGAGGACGACGACCGTCCCATCGCGATGAAACCCAAGCTGGACGTGCTCGACTTCTGGTCGATCGTCAAGCCCGAGCTGGCGGGGCTGCATGGCCTGTGCACCCAGGTCACCGCCTTCTCCGACGAGCCGACGCTGCGCAAGCGGCTCACCGATCTGCTCGGCGCCGGGATGGAGGGCGTGGTCTTCGTCGGCGTCCCGCGCACCATGAACGACGGCGAGGGATCCGGCGTCGCTCCGACGGACGCCCTGTCGATCTATCGCGACTTGGTGCCCAACCGCGGCGTGATCCTGATCCCGACCCGCGACGGGGAGCAGGGCCGGTTCGAGTTCAAGTGCGACCAGGGCGCGACCTACGGCATGACCCAGCTGTTGTATTCCGACGCGATCGTGGGATTCCTGCGCGAGTTCGCCGAAAACACCGATCACCGGCCGGAGATACTGCTGTCGTTCGGTTTCGTCCCGAAGATGGAGAGCCGGGTCGGCCTGATCAACTGGCTGATTCAGGACCCGGGTAACGCGGCGGTGGCCGACGAGCAGGAGTTCGTCAGGCAACTGGCCGGCAGCGAACCGCCCCGGAAGCGCCGGCTCATGGTCGACCTCTACAAACGCGTGATCGACGGGGTGGCCGGGCTGGGCTTTCCGCTGAGCATCCACCTCGAGGCGACCTACGGGGTGTCGGCGCCCGCCTTCCAGACGTTCGGCGAGATGCTGGCGTACTGGTCACCCGCCGGGCAGGGTTAG